In a single window of the Desulfovibrio mangrovi genome:
- a CDS encoding DMT family transporter yields the protein MPVSLRCFGSALRPGADTAASGNHSGDHPAVSAPNTDSPLTSGSRSRQRTGAEEPEPLPCATGRQQSSVMSRTAIRKNNEVVPPERTATAPSATVSRFWPRLSLALAMIIVGSSVVTGKYVTVTLPVYASLWLRFCMASAVMVTILYWKEGGLPQCSLRDYGIMFAQAACGGFLFNTLLLEGLRYTDPATAGIITATGPACALLVSSIVLREPFTRNAALSVCLAASGIALLHVPTPQAGTAPELMHAFSFSDLAGSFSALLGTFLIIGAVMAESLFLLLGKRMQRPVSPLAVSTMLCVFGTVQFAPQGITELFSGGLGSFTHTAWLVLIWYALGITVGAYLLWFSGVAHVRGSEAGVYTGIMPLSAMFLAGLLLDTPIRWQHLAGCTAVLLGIAVATRRTSKEPEKASGQSSRQTSEPSANC from the coding sequence ATGCCCGTTTCCCTTCGCTGCTTCGGCAGCGCCCTGCGTCCCGGTGCCGACACCGCCGCCTCAGGCAATCATTCCGGCGACCATCCGGCCGTTTCTGCCCCGAACACGGATTCACCCCTCACATCAGGCTCCCGTTCCCGGCAACGAACCGGCGCGGAAGAGCCTGAGCCTCTCCCTTGCGCCACCGGTAGACAACAGTCCTCAGTGATGTCCCGCACAGCAATTCGCAAGAACAACGAGGTTGTCCCCCCTGAACGCACCGCAACTGCGCCTTCCGCAACCGTTTCGCGGTTTTGGCCCCGCCTTTCGCTGGCGCTGGCCATGATCATAGTCGGATCTTCCGTGGTTACGGGTAAATATGTCACTGTCACCCTGCCCGTGTATGCTTCGCTGTGGCTGCGGTTCTGCATGGCGTCCGCCGTAATGGTCACCATTCTGTACTGGAAAGAAGGCGGGCTGCCGCAATGCTCCTTGCGGGATTACGGCATCATGTTCGCGCAGGCTGCCTGCGGCGGATTCCTGTTCAACACCCTGCTTCTGGAAGGATTGCGCTACACCGATCCCGCAACCGCAGGCATCATCACCGCAACCGGCCCTGCCTGCGCCCTGCTCGTTTCCAGCATTGTGCTGCGCGAACCGTTTACCCGCAACGCCGCCCTTTCTGTATGTCTGGCTGCATCCGGCATTGCGCTCCTGCATGTGCCCACACCGCAGGCAGGTACCGCGCCAGAGCTCATGCATGCCTTTTCGTTCTCAGACCTTGCAGGCTCCTTCTCGGCACTGCTGGGCACCTTTCTGATCATTGGCGCGGTCATGGCGGAATCGCTGTTCCTGCTGCTGGGCAAGCGCATGCAGCGCCCTGTTTCACCACTTGCGGTCTCAACCATGCTCTGCGTTTTCGGCACAGTGCAGTTTGCGCCGCAGGGTATTACGGAACTGTTTTCCGGCGGACTGGGCAGCTTTACGCACACCGCGTGGCTGGTGCTGATCTGGTATGCCCTCGGCATAACCGTTGGGGCCTATCTGTTGTGGTTTTCCGGCGTGGCGCATGTCCGCGGCTCCGAGGCCGGCGTATACACTGGCATCATGCCCCTTTCCGCCATGTTCCTTGCGGGTCTGCTGCTGGATACCCCCATACGCTGGCAGCATCTGGCAGGCTGCACCGCCGTGCTGCTGGGCATTGCCGTGGCGACACGGCGAACAAGCAAGGAGCCTGAGAAAGCTTCCGGACAATCGTCGAGGCAGACATCAGAACCATCCGCGAACTGCTGA
- a CDS encoding HU family DNA-binding protein: protein MLTKAEFVTALKDALPEVFETKVSAEKAYDAFCKVLADGVVSKSGVRLPSVGAFSVSERAARTGRNPQTGKPISIPARKVIKFSAAKALVDDVNK, encoded by the coding sequence ATGTTGACCAAGGCTGAATTTGTTACGGCTCTGAAAGACGCCCTGCCCGAAGTGTTCGAGACCAAGGTGAGTGCCGAGAAGGCATACGATGCATTCTGCAAGGTTCTTGCTGATGGCGTTGTCTCCAAGTCCGGCGTACGCCTGCCCAGCGTTGGCGCTTTTTCCGTTTCTGAGCGTGCTGCCCGTACCGGCCGCAACCCCCAGACCGGCAAGCCGATCTCCATTCCCGCTCGCAAGGTTATCAAGTTTTCCGCCGCCAAGGCTCTGGTTGACGACGTCAACAAGTAG
- a CDS encoding helix-turn-helix domain-containing protein has protein sequence MKNATTHDNHALLTIAELATRFSLPESTARYYCKRFLDYLPHVGEGKRRRYRGNAVAVFAVILEEMKKNKNAMAVEAVLSNKFPKNIDVVVPKPQAQQQNNHLAISPAVSPVSEADAGRFLALMEQQTSAMQSIAGTLEAIAKRDSVIQHLEQALETRNEEVTQLRKEVEHVKTLQSESEKLHQQDLDQMRKWLGRIASEQANGK, from the coding sequence ATGAAAAACGCAACGACGCATGACAACCATGCCCTGCTGACCATTGCGGAGCTTGCCACGCGCTTCTCTTTGCCGGAATCCACAGCCCGATACTACTGCAAACGCTTTCTCGACTACCTGCCCCATGTGGGCGAAGGCAAGCGCAGACGCTACCGCGGAAACGCTGTTGCGGTTTTCGCCGTGATCCTTGAGGAGATGAAGAAAAACAAAAACGCAATGGCGGTTGAGGCAGTCCTTTCCAACAAATTTCCCAAGAATATCGACGTAGTTGTTCCAAAACCGCAAGCGCAACAACAAAACAACCACTTGGCAATATCTCCTGCGGTTTCCCCTGTTTCAGAGGCGGATGCCGGACGCTTTCTGGCCCTCATGGAACAGCAGACTTCCGCCATGCAGAGTATTGCAGGCACCCTTGAAGCCATAGCGAAACGCGATAGCGTGATACAGCATCTGGAGCAAGCACTGGAAACCAGAAATGAGGAAGTGACGCAGCTTCGCAAGGAAGTGGAGCACGTGAAGACCCTGCAGAGCGAATCCGAAAAGCTGCATCAGCAGGATCTGGATCAGATGCGCAAGTGGCTTGGCCGTATCGCCAGCGAGCAGGCCAACGGCAAATAG
- a CDS encoding MucR family transcriptional regulator, with translation MDEYLKQALEIIKAQASVRTMNEEEISSMMRSIALSIKQIAEGAEPEAPAVETDQDPLKVIKEKSITCLECGKAFKILTRKHLASHGLSLAEYREKYGYKKGVPLVCKTLQRERRKKMKDMKLWEKRVKAK, from the coding sequence ATGGATGAGTATCTGAAGCAAGCGCTGGAGATCATCAAGGCTCAGGCATCGGTGCGCACCATGAATGAAGAAGAGATTAGCTCCATGATGCGGAGTATAGCTCTTTCCATCAAGCAGATTGCAGAAGGTGCGGAGCCTGAAGCACCGGCGGTGGAGACGGACCAGGACCCCCTGAAAGTGATCAAGGAAAAGTCCATTACGTGCCTTGAGTGCGGAAAGGCCTTCAAGATCCTTACCCGCAAGCATCTTGCCTCGCATGGATTGAGTCTGGCCGAGTACCGCGAAAAATATGGCTACAAGAAGGGTGTGCCGCTGGTCTGCAAGACCCTGCAGCGTGAGCGTCGCAAGAAGATGAAAGACATGAAGCTGTGGGAAAAGCGGGTCAAGGCCAAGTAA
- a CDS encoding VOC family protein, with protein MTRYTGVNHLAMTTGDMDATVRFWRDLLGMRLVAGLGHTGYRQYFFEISDTDMIAFFEWPGVEPLDEKEHGAPVRGKHAFDHVSIGVPDDDALWEIRDRLEGAGVWVSEPVDHGFIHSVYTFDPNGIALEFSCYVPGVDVRSQPRMTDSAPTPVAMEGPEPVAGVWPEGAQTPEEDRMVYPGEGHDFLHSKRNWWEEKKN; from the coding sequence ATGACCCGTTATACCGGAGTGAATCATCTTGCCATGACCACGGGCGACATGGACGCCACCGTGCGCTTCTGGCGTGATCTTTTGGGAATGCGCCTTGTGGCCGGTCTTGGCCATACGGGCTACCGTCAGTATTTTTTCGAGATTTCAGACACGGACATGATCGCCTTCTTCGAGTGGCCCGGCGTGGAACCTCTGGATGAGAAGGAACACGGCGCGCCCGTGCGCGGCAAACACGCCTTTGACCATGTGTCGATCGGTGTGCCGGATGACGATGCCCTCTGGGAAATCCGTGACAGGCTGGAAGGGGCGGGCGTATGGGTCTCCGAACCTGTGGATCATGGTTTCATCCACTCGGTCTACACATTCGATCCCAACGGCATTGCCCTTGAATTCAGTTGCTATGTCCCGGGGGTGGATGTGCGCAGCCAGCCGCGCATGACAGATTCTGCCCCCACCCCTGTAGCCATGGAAGGGCCGGAACCTGTTGCCGGAGTATGGCCCGAGGGTGCCCAGACACCTGAGGAGGACCGCATGGTCTACCCCGGCGAGGGGCACGATTTTCTGCACAGCAAGCGTAATTGGTGGGAAGAAAAGAAGAACTGA
- a CDS encoding redoxin domain-containing protein, with protein MRRLSVHMLCVSVLALVLFAGQAMAVVDPAQLFNPGHLKPVDSTLKVAVGEPAPDFTLPSLSGEPVSLSQYRGKKNVVITFVPAAFTPVCSDQWPGYNIARELFEMHDAIMLGITTDNLPSLYAWTHQMAPEGLWFPVLSDFWPHGAVAAAYGVLRPEGVSERAIIIIDRQGIIRYAAVSDINVRPELGNIINQLELLP; from the coding sequence ATGCGGCGTTTAAGTGTACATATGCTCTGTGTGTCTGTGCTGGCCCTTGTGCTGTTCGCAGGGCAGGCCATGGCGGTGGTTGATCCTGCTCAGTTATTCAATCCCGGCCACCTGAAGCCGGTGGACAGTACGCTGAAGGTTGCGGTCGGTGAGCCCGCACCGGACTTCACGCTGCCTTCGCTTTCCGGCGAACCGGTGAGCCTGTCGCAGTATCGGGGCAAGAAGAACGTGGTCATCACGTTTGTGCCTGCGGCATTCACCCCAGTCTGTTCTGATCAGTGGCCGGGCTACAACATTGCCCGGGAGCTGTTCGAGATGCATGATGCCATCATGCTGGGGATCACCACGGATAACTTGCCTTCCCTGTATGCATGGACGCACCAGATGGCTCCTGAAGGGCTGTGGTTTCCGGTCCTGTCCGACTTCTGGCCTCACGGGGCCGTTGCTGCCGCTTACGGGGTGCTGCGTCCCGAAGGGGTGAGCGAGCGGGCCATCATCATTATCGACAGGCAGGGAATAATCCGGTACGCGGCTGTATCGGACATCAATGTGCGGCCTGAACTCGGCAACATCATCAACCAGCTGGAGTTGCTGCCGTAA
- a CDS encoding TlpA family protein disulfide reductase, which yields MKRWLIMMVLAALLTTVMASVVRAEPIKAGEAFPDVALVGDLTDTQKAYLGLQGEGPWTLKDVKADYVLIEVFSMYCPHCQAEAPAVNELFTLLNSSSYAGAMKLIGIGAGNSRFEVQFFRKKYDVSLPVFEDGDMTLHSLLGQPGTPHFYLVNLKNGVLQTAYSETGRMKTPETFLKKQLKAAGLK from the coding sequence ATGAAGCGCTGGCTGATAATGATGGTTCTGGCTGCGTTGCTCACGACCGTAATGGCATCTGTGGTCCGTGCCGAACCCATAAAGGCCGGGGAGGCCTTTCCGGACGTGGCTCTGGTCGGCGACCTGACCGATACCCAGAAGGCTTATCTGGGGCTGCAGGGCGAGGGGCCCTGGACGCTGAAAGACGTGAAGGCGGACTATGTGCTGATCGAGGTGTTCAGCATGTACTGTCCGCACTGTCAGGCTGAGGCTCCGGCAGTGAACGAACTGTTCACGCTGCTGAATAGTTCCAGCTATGCCGGAGCCATGAAGCTTATCGGCATCGGCGCAGGCAATTCACGTTTTGAGGTTCAGTTTTTCAGAAAGAAATATGACGTATCCCTGCCGGTTTTCGAGGATGGCGATATGACTCTGCATTCGCTTCTGGGGCAGCCCGGCACCCCGCATTTCTATCTGGTTAATTTGAAGAACGGCGTCCTGCAGACAGCCTATTCGGAAACAGGACGCATGAAAACGCCGGAAACCTTTTTGAAGAAACAGCTTAAGGCGGCCGGACTGAAATAG
- a CDS encoding FAD-dependent oxidoreductase, which translates to MSKHVVVIGAVALGPKAACRFKRLEPGSRVTLIDQAPRISYGGCGIPYFVSGEVNSVTDLQSTPYHIIRDAAFFKTNKDVDVLTNTRATKVNRTDKTVEIENVLTGQKETLKYDKLVLAMGSKPNLPPFEGMNLSGISAATNLDEAELLRNAVAAGQVNSAVIVGAGFIGLEMAVAFADMWGIETTVVELQDQVLPNFLSKSMAAMAQHDLEEKGVTVLLGESVQRFEGEDGAVARVVTNKRTIEADLVVLAAGVSPNTALAKDAGIECDPRGAIIVDEYMRTNDPDVYSGGDCVTIPNLVTGKRGFYPLGSMANRQGRVIGTNLAGGNDTFPGAVGSWVVKLFDQSACGAGLTIENALKEGFDAISVHVEQFDRAHFFPEKALMSLELVVDRPTRRVLGIQGMSELGDALTARINAVVPLLKAHDTIEEVSNLEVVYSPPFASAMDIVNALGNVTENVLAGRNHMMTPTEFAEKWETCDTDEMCFIDTRLIGNAQPYVEKYPGRWNSIPNEELRERISEVPADKPVVVICNTGLRSYEAMLLLNELGRTNVKSAAGGMVAQKKLGSGI; encoded by the coding sequence ATGTCCAAGCATGTTGTTGTCATCGGCGCGGTGGCGCTGGGTCCCAAGGCCGCCTGCCGATTCAAACGCCTCGAACCCGGCTCCAGGGTCACGCTTATCGATCAGGCCCCCCGCATATCCTACGGCGGCTGCGGCATTCCCTATTTTGTGTCCGGTGAAGTGAACAGCGTGACCGACCTGCAGTCCACGCCTTACCACATCATCCGTGACGCCGCGTTCTTCAAGACCAACAAGGATGTGGATGTTCTCACCAACACCCGCGCCACCAAGGTGAACCGGACCGACAAGACTGTTGAAATCGAAAACGTGCTTACCGGCCAGAAGGAAACCCTCAAGTACGACAAGCTCGTGCTGGCCATGGGTTCCAAGCCCAACCTGCCCCCCTTTGAGGGCATGAATCTTTCCGGCATTTCCGCCGCCACCAACCTGGACGAAGCCGAATTGCTGCGCAACGCCGTGGCCGCCGGTCAGGTGAACAGCGCGGTTATCGTGGGCGCAGGCTTCATCGGCCTTGAAATGGCCGTTGCCTTTGCCGACATGTGGGGTATTGAAACCACCGTGGTGGAACTGCAGGATCAGGTGCTGCCCAATTTCCTCTCCAAGTCCATGGCCGCCATGGCGCAGCATGACCTTGAGGAAAAGGGCGTGACTGTACTGCTCGGCGAATCCGTACAGCGCTTTGAAGGCGAAGACGGTGCCGTTGCCCGCGTGGTGACCAACAAGCGCACCATCGAGGCCGACCTTGTGGTCCTTGCCGCCGGTGTTTCTCCCAACACTGCGCTGGCGAAGGACGCGGGCATCGAGTGCGACCCGCGCGGTGCCATCATTGTTGACGAATACATGCGCACCAACGACCCCGACGTTTATTCCGGCGGCGACTGCGTCACCATTCCCAACCTCGTGACCGGCAAGCGCGGCTTCTATCCCCTCGGCTCCATGGCCAACCGTCAGGGCCGCGTCATCGGCACCAACCTTGCGGGCGGCAACGACACCTTCCCCGGCGCCGTGGGCAGCTGGGTCGTCAAACTCTTTGATCAGTCCGCATGCGGTGCAGGTCTGACCATCGAGAACGCCCTGAAGGAAGGCTTTGACGCCATCAGCGTGCATGTGGAGCAGTTCGACCGCGCCCACTTCTTCCCTGAAAAGGCGCTTATGTCCCTTGAACTGGTGGTGGACAGGCCCACCCGCCGCGTGCTCGGCATTCAGGGCATGAGTGAGCTGGGTGACGCGCTCACCGCACGCATCAACGCCGTGGTGCCGCTGCTCAAGGCTCACGACACGATTGAAGAAGTTTCCAACCTTGAAGTGGTCTACTCCCCGCCCTTCGCTTCCGCCATGGACATCGTCAATGCGCTGGGCAACGTGACCGAAAACGTGCTGGCAGGCCGCAACCACATGATGACGCCCACCGAGTTCGCCGAAAAGTGGGAAACCTGCGACACCGACGAGATGTGCTTCATCGACACCCGTCTCATCGGCAACGCCCAGCCCTATGTTGAAAAGTACCCCGGTCGCTGGAACAGCATCCCCAACGAGGAGCTCCGCGAACGCATCAGCGAAGTTCCTGCCGACAAGCCTGTTGTCGTCATCTGCAACACGGGTCTGCGCTCCTACGAAGCGATGCTGCTGCTCAACGAACTGGGTCGCACCAACGTCAAATCCGCTGCCGGCGGCATGGTGGCACAGAAAAAACTGGGTTCCGGCATCTAA
- a CDS encoding cupin domain-containing protein yields the protein MPIPPLTPDTILQTQDALVRVMRLGPRESSPQHFHTEITDTMVGLTGTIVVTMHAVTTSDAIAASDDQPVPPMPKERATEAAVSLAPGERHTVPPFTSHSVSNPGDEPVEYLLIQGVGKYDFILTV from the coding sequence ATGCCCATTCCGCCCCTCACCCCCGACACCATCCTTCAGACACAGGACGCTCTTGTCAGGGTTATGCGGCTCGGCCCCCGCGAGTCTTCCCCGCAGCATTTTCATACCGAGATCACCGACACCATGGTCGGGCTTACCGGCACCATCGTGGTGACCATGCATGCCGTTACGACTTCGGACGCCATTGCCGCATCAGACGATCAGCCCGTCCCGCCCATGCCAAAAGAAAGGGCGACCGAAGCCGCCGTTTCCCTCGCTCCCGGAGAGCGTCATACCGTGCCCCCCTTCACCAGCCATTCAGTTTCCAATCCCGGTGATGAACCGGTGGAATACCTGCTGATTCAGGGTGTGGGCAAATACGATTTCATTCTTACTGTGTAA
- a CDS encoding DnaJ family domain-containing protein has product MNIIATIAEQRIAEATEKGAFEQLPGAGRPLELEDDSMVPPDLRMAYKVLKNAGYLPPEAQDMKDATTIIEMLQGNVDEQTRYRQMQKLQAIFFRMKERGQGAMVVDMENEYYDKVVSRITISKR; this is encoded by the coding sequence ATGAACATCATAGCCACCATAGCCGAACAGCGCATCGCTGAAGCCACTGAAAAAGGGGCTTTTGAGCAACTGCCGGGGGCGGGCAGGCCGCTGGAGCTGGAAGACGACTCCATGGTGCCGCCCGACCTGCGCATGGCTTACAAGGTGTTGAAGAACGCCGGGTATCTGCCGCCTGAAGCGCAGGACATGAAGGACGCCACCACCATCATCGAGATGTTGCAAGGCAACGTGGATGAGCAGACCCGCTACCGCCAGATGCAGAAGCTGCAGGCCATCTTTTTCCGGATGAAGGAGCGCGGCCAGGGCGCCATGGTCGTGGATATGGAAAACGAGTATTACGATAAAGTCGTAAGTCGTATTACGATAAGTAAGCGTTAG
- a CDS encoding ABC-type transport auxiliary lipoprotein family protein yields the protein MPRTRKSLVCIILAALCLSVLAGCVGGTVPSEQILRIDQPEKGQHAGESRQFSGPMILMENLDCFPALDRSAVMLARGNVLTPSSRWYWEGAPAAIASASIASHLQSLSEFTLVWPSRNRLEHEAMLTGRVEAFEVREQDSVMKISLHMSLWTERGKRLLLTRGIEVTEPLSTLNPQAIAKAASKGMATASSRIGEWLRTEGLKAIAAAR from the coding sequence ATGCCTCGTACCCGAAAGTCTCTTGTCTGTATTATTCTGGCTGCCCTGTGTCTTTCCGTGTTGGCGGGGTGTGTGGGAGGCACGGTGCCGTCCGAGCAGATTCTGCGCATTGACCAGCCGGAAAAGGGCCAGCATGCTGGCGAATCGCGTCAATTCAGCGGTCCGATGATTCTCATGGAGAATCTGGACTGCTTTCCCGCTCTCGACAGGTCGGCCGTGATGCTGGCCCGTGGAAACGTACTCACCCCCAGCTCCCGCTGGTACTGGGAGGGCGCACCGGCGGCCATAGCCTCGGCAAGCATTGCCTCACACCTGCAGAGCCTGTCGGAATTCACCCTGGTGTGGCCTTCGCGCAACAGGCTGGAGCATGAAGCCATGCTGACAGGACGGGTGGAAGCCTTTGAGGTACGCGAGCAGGACTCCGTGATGAAGATCAGCCTGCACATGTCTCTGTGGACGGAACGGGGCAAGCGTCTGTTGCTCACCCGCGGCATTGAGGTGACGGAACCCCTTTCCACGCTCAACCCGCAGGCCATTGCAAAGGCGGCGTCAAAGGGAATGGCCACGGCTTCCAGTCGTATCGGCGAATGGCTGCGTACGGAAGGCTTGAAGGCCATTGCCGCGGCCCGTTAG
- a CDS encoding MlaD family protein — translation MLNKAAGKKELIRAAITVVAGLFILGLFIIAFGGHRFWEKLDTYVIRFNGVKNLDVGRPVKYAGINVGRVLEIAVDGEDPSLVRVVVGLQEGFTVYEGTMASISQKGIVGDNFVLLNLSRKAGPPLKPGSEIPPELTPDLMELAASMATMAANLQPKISEIAESLRELLNNDNRQQVQNILSETTAVLKEAHQMVGSMNTDVRTMTQEASAGIRETREFIGETRQNMNAAMNNLNSAITGVHGDTAATLQALRSQIGAVGGSITTLSNQLQKDLDYDQRQVEEILDNTAELTHNLKVLTQSLKERPWQVIYRPDDRKKE, via the coding sequence GTGCTGAATAAGGCAGCAGGAAAAAAGGAACTTATCCGCGCCGCCATAACGGTGGTCGCAGGATTGTTCATACTGGGGCTTTTCATCATTGCCTTTGGCGGGCACCGTTTCTGGGAGAAGCTGGATACGTACGTCATCCGTTTCAACGGCGTGAAGAATCTGGATGTGGGGCGTCCGGTGAAGTACGCCGGCATCAACGTGGGCCGTGTACTGGAAATCGCCGTGGACGGGGAGGATCCCAGCCTTGTTCGTGTGGTGGTCGGCCTGCAGGAAGGGTTTACGGTGTATGAAGGAACCATGGCTTCCATTTCCCAGAAAGGGATTGTGGGAGATAACTTCGTGTTGCTCAACCTTTCGCGCAAGGCGGGCCCGCCCTTGAAGCCGGGCAGTGAGATTCCGCCGGAACTGACGCCCGACCTCATGGAGCTTGCAGCGTCCATGGCCACCATGGCCGCCAATCTGCAACCCAAGATTTCCGAAATAGCCGAAAGCCTGCGCGAGTTGCTGAATAACGACAACAGGCAGCAGGTGCAGAACATACTGTCGGAAACGACTGCCGTGTTGAAGGAAGCCCATCAAATGGTGGGGTCAATGAATACCGATGTCCGCACCATGACCCAGGAAGCCAGCGCTGGTATACGGGAAACGCGGGAGTTCATAGGTGAAACACGCCAGAACATGAACGCCGCCATGAACAATCTGAACAGTGCCATCACCGGCGTGCACGGCGATACTGCGGCAACGCTGCAGGCTCTGCGTTCGCAGATCGGGGCCGTTGGCGGTTCCATCACCACGCTGAGCAACCAGCTGCAGAAGGATCTGGATTATGATCAGCGACAGGTGGAAGAGATTCTGGATAATACGGCCGAGCTGACCCACAACCTTAAAGTGCTTACCCAGTCCCTCAAGGAACGTCCGTGGCAGGTCATTTACCGGCCGGATGACAGAAAGAAGGAGTAG
- a CDS encoding ABC transporter ATP-binding protein has protein sequence MTPRPPAPTIVTRNLEVGHPGLVTLHDANITLPGGRISVILGASGCGKSTLLRHILGLAVPNQGQILIEGEDLFGMSPKRFYEHKRSMGVLFQDGALLGSLTLAENISLPLLEHTELDEVTIRTMVRLKLSLVGLDKFMDFYPNQLSGGMRKRGGLARALIMDPRILLCDEPSSGLDPITAAEVDQLILDLHDALGMTVVVVTHDLDSLFTIAEHVVVLHGGMVLFEGGIEELKTTEDIYIRQFLDRQPNIRQAPVCLLREGTDT, from the coding sequence ATGACGCCTCGGCCGCCAGCACCTACCATCGTGACCCGCAATCTTGAGGTCGGGCATCCCGGACTCGTGACCCTGCACGATGCGAACATTACGCTTCCCGGCGGCAGGATTTCCGTCATTCTGGGCGCAAGCGGCTGCGGCAAGTCCACGTTGCTGCGGCATATTCTGGGGTTGGCAGTGCCCAATCAAGGGCAGATCCTCATTGAAGGTGAGGATCTTTTCGGCATGAGTCCGAAACGCTTCTATGAGCACAAGCGATCCATGGGGGTGCTGTTTCAGGACGGTGCCTTGCTCGGATCGCTGACGCTGGCTGAGAATATATCCCTGCCGCTGCTTGAGCATACTGAGCTGGACGAAGTTACCATTCGCACCATGGTACGCCTGAAACTTTCTCTGGTGGGGCTGGATAAGTTCATGGATTTTTACCCCAACCAGCTTTCCGGCGGCATGCGCAAACGGGGAGGGCTGGCACGCGCGTTGATCATGGACCCGCGTATCCTGCTTTGCGACGAGCCTTCGTCAGGGCTTGATCCCATCACTGCGGCAGAGGTGGATCAGCTTATACTTGATCTGCATGACGCATTGGGCATGACCGTAGTGGTTGTCACCCATGATCTGGATAGCTTGTTCACCATTGCCGAGCATGTGGTGGTGCTGCACGGGGGCATGGTGCTCTTTGAAGGCGGCATTGAAGAGCTGAAGACGACTGAAGACATTTATATACGACAGTTTCTGGATAGGCAGCCCAACATCCGGCAGGCACCCGTCTGTCTGCTGCGGGAAGGGACCGATACCTAA